The DNA window TTTATTAATAAGTGGTTTAAAGACGGCCAAAATCTCACAACCGATGTGATTTGGACAGGCAACGGAACCAACCCAAATGCTGCACTCACTGTCTTTAGGCACTTTGATAGTGCATCCGTCGTTCAAGGTTTAGTAGGTAAACCTCCCAAAACTGCGTGGGTCCTTGACTATGCGCTGATTGAACGTATCCACTATCTCCTCGTCGCTGGGTTTGACGTGTATGGCAACTTTGGTCATCAACTTATGACCCGTATGTTTATGGATTTTCTTCGCTTAGAAGGGGAAAGTAATTTTATTACTCTGTTGCCCAAAGATATTCGCCATGTCGAACAGTCAAGCTGGTATGAGGACCAAAGTTCTCAATTAAGTGACTTCTTACAACGTAACGTTAAACCTTTTAATCAACCCAGTCAGGTTCCCTATCAGACCGATAATCCAAAAAAAGAGCTATATAACATTTTACAAACACAGCTTTCTCCAGTACTCCATAATCGTTATGATATTGAGCAAACCGGACTATCTCCTGAAAGTGAACAAGCACTCGCAACCATTGATGACTTAAAAGGAGGAGGTATCCGTTACTTCCCTCAGATTATAATACTGCACATAGAATCGGAAGCAGGCCAAAGTCAGGTCTTTACTCTCTTACACAATAATGCCCATACCAATATCTCCAGTCTATTTGATGAGCAAAGAAACAGAGATTTTGATAACGATGACTTCACATTGGTTCGCGGCATTCTAGGTAGCTACCCTGCTGCCTTCTTATCACTCAGTGAAAAAGAAATCCCATTATTTGTAAACATGATTGCACAGGTCAAACAGGAGCAAGATTACGTTAAGTTATTGGATAAATTTGCGATCCGAAGAAGTTCAACTGAATTTTGGTCTTTCAGTGACAAAATTCACCAATGGTATAAGAAAGATCAGCCTGTCGAATTTGGTCTCCTTGACTATAATCGTTTTGAGAATAGGTAAACTATTCGGCCAAGCGTTTAACAGCGCAGGAGGTAGGGCATGAGTATTCGAGATAGTATTCGAGCTATCGAGCAGCAAATATACATCGCTTGCTCAGAGGGTGATTACGACACTGTCCAAATGCTTGAGCATCAGCTAGAGAGTTTGCGAGGCAAGGCCGAGCATCCACTCGATGATGATTCCTATGCACCTGAAAGTAAGATCCCCCCAGAAGACCTTTGGTATTAACGATTAAAGCCCCGTACTAAACGGGGCTTTTTCTATGTTCGCCAAATTGGTTGCGCTTACTCTATCTTGCAAAACCGACCGCTAGAAAAAATCGATATCTGAGCGACCAATCTTATTCTTCTTGTTGCTCGAGTTTGCTTTCTTGCTGTCAGCCTTTTCTGGCTTCACTTGTCGCTTTGCGACCTCATGACGAACTTCCTCTGTCACGGAGTCATTAACTGTTCTTTCATACTCCGAGTTATCAGCATCACAGATAACCACATAGAACTCTTGGTTAAACTCAAAAACATCTCCATGATACATTTTGCGACGTTTACGAGTTTCAAGTTCACCATTGACAGCAACATAACCCTCAGAGATGATGTATTTTGCTTCACCTCCTCCACCGACTAAATTAGCTAATTTAAACACCTTATACAGCTCAATAGGCTCACTTGATACCTCTACTCCGATTGCTTCGATCTCAATTTCTTGAGTACTTTTGTCGTCTTCTGTCATGTTTTGCTTTAATTAAATGGCGAAAACGCAAAGTCTAATGCCTAATCTTCAATAAATAAACTAAAGTTAAACATAGAAAGAGCACATTAAAGGGACGAACTTTGCTCAAATGGACACTCATTCTACTTTTACTCTCGTGGCGAGCCGCTGCTTTCGAGCCACCAGTGAAAGTTTTGGTATATGGTGACGACGCTTATCCACCATACAGCTATGTAGAAAATGGCATCGCGAGAGGGATATACAGCGACATTCTTCGTCGAGTGTTTGAAGACATGCCAGGCTATAAGATAAAAATTGTACCCATCCCTTGGAAGCGTGGGCTAAAAATGCTCAAGTCCGGGCGTGGCTTCGCTTTATTCCCTCCCTATTACTATGCTGATAAACGCCTTTACATATCCCCGTATTCGAAGCCCATTTTGAACGAAGAGGTTGTGGTATTTTGCAACAATGACAGCGTACAAGATCGCCCACTAAATAACTGGCCATCGGACTATCTCGGTTTGACTATAGGCGTAAACGAGGCTTTCGCGCTCGGTGGAAACGAGTTTTGGAATGCAGTGAAAGCAGGCAAAATAACCATTTCTGAAGCCAAAGGGAGTAGGCCAAGCTTGCTAAAATTATATGAGAAGAAAATTGATTGTTATATGAATGACCGACTGTCTATTCTTTGGGAAATAAAACGTATGACAACCGAAGGCCTACTGCCAGAGGATTGGAAACTCACATTAGGAGCCGTCGTGAGTGCAGAGCAAGGGTATTTAGGCTTTACCACGATCCAACCTGAGAAATACCCTTACAAAGACGACTTCGTAGAAACATTTAACTCTATTCTCACGCAGTTGAAAGAAAAGGGAGAAATTGAAGTTATCGTCAAAGCTTACTTAGAAAAAGATCTGTAACACACTTCATTTCCCCCTCGCCCCCTATGCTATCAGCGCCTAGAAGC is part of the Vibrio aquimaris genome and encodes:
- a CDS encoding RNA-binding S4 domain-containing protein, with amino-acid sequence MTEDDKSTQEIEIEAIGVEVSSEPIELYKVFKLANLVGGGGEAKYIISEGYVAVNGELETRKRRKMYHGDVFEFNQEFYVVICDADNSEYERTVNDSVTEEVRHEVAKRQVKPEKADSKKANSSNKKNKIGRSDIDFF
- a CDS encoding substrate-binding periplasmic protein, translating into MLKWTLILLLLSWRAAAFEPPVKVLVYGDDAYPPYSYVENGIARGIYSDILRRVFEDMPGYKIKIVPIPWKRGLKMLKSGRGFALFPPYYYADKRLYISPYSKPILNEEVVVFCNNDSVQDRPLNNWPSDYLGLTIGVNEAFALGGNEFWNAVKAGKITISEAKGSRPSLLKLYEKKIDCYMNDRLSILWEIKRMTTEGLLPEDWKLTLGAVVSAEQGYLGFTTIQPEKYPYKDDFVETFNSILTQLKEKGEIEVIVKAYLEKDL